In the Lysinibacillus sp. PLM2 genome, one interval contains:
- the yprB gene encoding hypothetical protein: protein MSYENKIMQLKKMLGDKKEKQEQKTQFQKPTKPTYILEWEKSGLTSIENDFGVVLKRQVEYPLNFKHGHYELGGFFDAIEKWESSNVNHPFSLSFDEDILFFDTETTGLKGVGTHIFLIGVIEVSNDKFILTQYVLADPENETAFLFESKFWQRSKTIVTYNGKSFDWPQLETRWTLHQRHLPKLKEHRQIDLLHSSKRIWKNNLEKMKLSSVEEEKLGFKRIGDIPGFLAPIIYADAIKSGNAETLMKVLVHNEWDLLSLITLYIHSTNILLENKIEEAATTITNVGKWYKDLKQKDESELFLRSVTNNFNEEDSGLANYYLGFELKKNAQYKDAVISFEKSIPYIEVKKKIKAFEQLAMIHEHQFKSFNKALDYTIQGIHLIEKTNAYTNEQKIKLLQSWEKRYQRIENKGNIIENPNGK from the coding sequence ATGTCATATGAAAATAAAATAATGCAGTTGAAAAAAATGCTAGGTGACAAAAAAGAAAAACAAGAACAAAAAACACAATTTCAAAAGCCTACTAAACCTACATACATTCTGGAGTGGGAAAAGAGTGGCTTAACTTCGATTGAAAATGACTTTGGTGTTGTGTTAAAAAGGCAGGTGGAGTATCCACTTAACTTTAAACATGGTCATTATGAATTAGGTGGATTTTTTGATGCCATTGAGAAGTGGGAAAGTTCTAACGTTAATCATCCATTTTCATTATCCTTTGATGAAGATATCCTCTTTTTTGACACAGAAACAACAGGTTTAAAAGGAGTCGGCACACATATCTTTTTAATTGGTGTAATTGAAGTATCGAACGATAAATTTATTTTAACTCAGTATGTTTTAGCAGATCCGGAAAATGAGACGGCCTTTTTATTTGAGTCTAAATTTTGGCAAAGATCAAAAACAATCGTAACGTATAATGGGAAAAGCTTTGATTGGCCACAACTTGAAACAAGATGGACATTACATCAACGACACCTCCCAAAGTTAAAAGAGCATCGACAAATAGATTTGCTTCATAGTTCTAAACGAATATGGAAAAATAATTTAGAAAAAATGAAGTTATCTTCAGTAGAGGAAGAAAAATTAGGCTTTAAACGTATTGGAGATATTCCGGGGTTTTTAGCTCCAATAATTTATGCCGATGCGATTAAAAGTGGAAATGCCGAGACGCTAATGAAAGTGCTCGTGCATAATGAGTGGGATTTACTATCTTTAATAACACTATATATTCACTCTACAAATATTCTGCTAGAGAACAAGATTGAAGAGGCAGCAACGACAATCACAAATGTAGGGAAATGGTATAAGGATTTAAAACAAAAAGATGAAAGTGAATTGTTTTTAAGAAGTGTGACGAACAATTTCAATGAAGAAGATTCAGGCCTTGCTAATTATTATTTAGGATTTGAACTAAAGAAAAATGCACAATATAAAGATGCTGTCATTTCATTCGAAAAATCAATCCCCTATATTGAGGTCAAAAAGAAAATTAAAGCCTTTGAACAGCTAGCTATGATTCACGAGCATCAATTTAAATCCTTTAATAAAGCTTTAGATTATACGATTCAAGGGATACATTTAATTGAGAAAACAAATGCTTATACTAATGAACAGAAAATAAAGTTATTGCAAAGCTGGGAAAAGAGATACCAACGAATTGAGAATAAGGGAAATATTATTGAAAATCCCAATGGAAAATAA
- the gpsB gene encoding cell cycle protein GpsB, with protein MEIKLNSKIILEKEFKKKMNGYSVDQVDQFLDQIMEDYDAFDKIVAELQAENKRLKEELQNAPRKPVTSQSLGNTNFDILKRLSNLEKHVFGSKLSE; from the coding sequence ATGGAAATTAAGTTAAATTCAAAAATAATCTTAGAAAAAGAATTTAAAAAAAAGATGAATGGATATAGCGTTGACCAAGTTGATCAGTTCTTAGATCAAATTATGGAAGATTATGACGCTTTTGATAAAATAGTGGCTGAACTTCAGGCTGAAAATAAACGTTTAAAAGAAGAGTTGCAAAACGCTCCTAGAAAACCTGTAACAAGTCAATCATTGGGTAATACTAATTTTGATATATTAAAAAGACTTTCTAATCTAGAAAAGCATGTTTTTGGTAGCAAATTATCCGAATAA
- a CDS encoding RNA methyltransferase: MTKLQLVATSAMGLESIVAEEVQNLGYETKVDNGKVYFEGDELAIARCNLWLRVADRVKIVVAQFPATTFDQLFESTKSIDWGKYLPVDAAFPVSGKSVKSKLFSVPDCQAIVKKAIVERMKQHYKRLGFLDESGATFKIEVSILKDVATITIDTSGAGLHRRGYRQSQGEAPLKETLAAALVKVSKWNPDRPFVDLFCGSGTIPLEAAMIGQNIAPGYNREFISEQWNWIKSKVWEEARDEADSLANYNQPLEIIGSDIDHKMVSIAEANALEAGFSDLVTFKQMQATDFTTRLTDGVIISNPPYGERIGEIETIERVIRDLGNVMKNYPTWSVYMLSSMENFEELYGKKATKKRKLFNGFIRTDLYQFWGQKSKRD, from the coding sequence ATGACAAAATTACAGTTAGTAGCAACAAGTGCAATGGGCTTAGAATCCATAGTAGCTGAAGAAGTACAAAATTTAGGCTATGAAACAAAAGTAGATAATGGAAAGGTTTATTTTGAAGGCGATGAACTAGCAATTGCAAGATGTAATCTTTGGTTGCGTGTTGCAGATCGTGTCAAAATTGTTGTTGCCCAATTTCCTGCCACTACGTTCGATCAATTATTTGAAAGTACAAAATCAATTGATTGGGGAAAATATTTACCTGTGGATGCCGCATTTCCTGTTTCGGGGAAATCAGTAAAGTCAAAGCTTTTTAGTGTCCCTGATTGCCAAGCGATTGTGAAAAAGGCAATAGTAGAAAGAATGAAACAACACTATAAGCGTTTAGGATTTTTGGATGAATCTGGTGCTACTTTTAAAATCGAAGTTTCAATTTTAAAAGATGTGGCAACAATCACTATTGATACGTCTGGAGCTGGCTTACATAGACGGGGATATCGTCAGTCGCAAGGTGAAGCACCTTTAAAAGAAACATTAGCAGCAGCTTTAGTAAAGGTTTCAAAATGGAACCCAGATCGTCCGTTTGTCGATTTATTCTGTGGGTCTGGAACGATCCCTTTAGAAGCAGCAATGATTGGCCAAAATATAGCACCAGGCTATAACCGTGAATTTATATCAGAACAATGGAATTGGATTAAATCAAAGGTATGGGAAGAAGCTCGTGATGAAGCAGACTCTCTTGCTAATTATAATCAGCCACTTGAGATAATCGGTTCAGATATAGATCATAAAATGGTATCCATTGCTGAAGCTAATGCTCTAGAAGCTGGTTTTAGTGATCTAGTAACATTTAAACAAATGCAGGCAACAGATTTTACGACGAGATTAACGGATGGAGTTATTATTTCAAACCCACCATATGGGGAGCGTATAGGTGAAATAGAAACCATTGAAAGGGTAATTAGAGATTTAGGCAATGTGATGAAAAATTACCCAACTTGGTCTGTTTATATGCTATCGTCAATGGAAAATTTTGAAGAGTTATACGGTAAAAAAGCAACGAAGAAAAGAAAATTATTCAATGGATTTATTAGGACAGATTTATACCAATTCTGGGGTCAAAAATCAAAGCGTGACTAA